In one Sphingomonas sanguinis genomic region, the following are encoded:
- a CDS encoding sigma-54-dependent transcriptional regulator → MTRNGQRLLLLIDDEPAQQRLIAALAQRGGWRTLFATDADMAASVLGSAQGRELDAVLIDHWAPGADATALIADCHALRPELPILMLTANDSVAQAVAAIRAGATDFLVKPLAPERLLAALEACVAGQTSGELRPLTEKIPALLAFDEIVGDAPDFRAALAVAAKAAHTRAAVLIEGEGGVGKESLAKAIHAASPRAERPMIRVNCAATATNLLDSIIFGHEEGAFAGAFERRVGKMVEAHGSTLFLDEVSGMPPETQGRLLDMLQTGTILPLGARHAREVDVRIIAASDVRLVEAVEAGRFREDLYYLLNVVHVAVPPLRDRADDIAALTHHLLERIAQQPGLRELDITDDALDLLRRYDWPGNVRQLQNALFRAAVLCEGDALTTADFPQIASLGDRPSVPTSAATGSPNGGVSLFRPDGHLRPLEEIEADVIRLAIGHYRGRMTEVARRLGIGRSTLYRKLGELGIDNAA, encoded by the coding sequence ATGACGCGCAACGGCCAACGTTTGCTGCTGCTGATCGACGATGAGCCGGCACAGCAACGCCTGATCGCGGCGCTGGCGCAGCGGGGCGGCTGGCGAACCCTGTTCGCCACCGATGCAGACATGGCGGCTTCCGTCCTGGGTTCTGCGCAGGGGCGCGAACTGGACGCGGTCTTGATCGACCATTGGGCGCCCGGCGCCGATGCCACCGCGCTGATCGCCGATTGCCACGCGCTCCGCCCCGAACTGCCCATCCTGATGCTGACCGCCAACGACTCGGTGGCGCAGGCGGTCGCGGCGATCCGCGCGGGCGCCACCGACTTCCTGGTCAAGCCGCTGGCCCCGGAACGGCTGCTCGCTGCGCTGGAAGCCTGTGTCGCGGGCCAGACCAGCGGCGAGCTGCGCCCGCTGACCGAGAAGATTCCCGCCCTCCTCGCCTTTGACGAGATCGTCGGCGACGCCCCCGATTTCCGCGCCGCGCTGGCGGTCGCGGCCAAGGCCGCGCACACCCGCGCCGCCGTCCTGATCGAGGGCGAAGGGGGCGTCGGCAAGGAGTCGCTGGCCAAGGCGATCCACGCAGCCTCCCCGCGCGCCGAGCGGCCGATGATCCGCGTCAACTGCGCCGCGACGGCCACCAACCTGCTCGACAGCATCATCTTCGGCCATGAGGAAGGCGCCTTTGCGGGCGCGTTCGAACGGCGCGTCGGCAAAATGGTGGAGGCGCACGGATCGACCCTGTTCCTCGACGAAGTGTCGGGGATGCCGCCCGAGACGCAGGGGCGGCTGCTCGACATGCTCCAGACCGGCACGATCCTGCCGCTGGGCGCTCGCCATGCGCGCGAGGTCGATGTCCGCATCATCGCGGCCAGCGACGTCCGCCTAGTCGAGGCGGTCGAGGCCGGGCGCTTCCGCGAAGACCTGTATTATCTGCTGAACGTCGTCCATGTCGCGGTGCCGCCGCTACGCGACCGGGCCGACGACATCGCCGCGCTGACCCATCATCTGCTGGAGCGGATCGCGCAGCAGCCGGGCCTGCGCGAACTCGACATCACCGACGACGCGCTCGACCTGCTGCGTCGCTACGACTGGCCGGGCAATGTCCGTCAGTTGCAGAACGCGCTCTTCCGCGCCGCCGTGCTGTGCGAGGGCGATGCCCTGACCACCGCCGATTTCCCGCAGATCGCCTCACTGGGCGATCGCCCCTCCGTCCCGACGAGCGCCGCGACGGGCAGCCCCAATGGCGGGGTCAGCCTGTTCCGCCCCGACGGCCATCTCCGCCCGCTGGAAGAGATCGAGGCCGATGTCATCCGCCTCGCCATCGGCCATTATCGCGGCCGCATGACCGAAGTCGCGCGGCGGCTGGGGATCGGCCGGTCGACGCTGTACCGCAAGCTCGGCGAACTGGGCATCGACAACGCGGCTTGA
- a CDS encoding bestrophin family protein: MIVDAVPRTRIIIAEVWRPLLALFIWDVIVTVAYYVLPFKAPSLPLTLFGTALALFLGFRTNSAYQRWWEGRQLWGLMINASRNIARSARNFLPEPEGHDLKRSIVLRQIAYVNALRCQLRKQPVDGEVLRFLSRGEAEPALARTNTANGLLDGTGRRIADAQRKGWIDTIQQSQMESVLVDIANSQGGMERLKNTPLPNQYRFIPAFFTRLFCVLLPIGLVETLGFATPVGSSIAGLMFLAALQIGDDLVDPFSDTVHDLPLSAMCRTIEIDLLQAIGDPAPEPMKPVDGVLW; encoded by the coding sequence TTGATCGTCGATGCCGTACCCCGCACCCGCATCATCATTGCCGAGGTATGGCGTCCCTTGCTGGCGCTGTTCATCTGGGACGTGATCGTCACGGTCGCCTATTATGTCCTGCCGTTCAAGGCGCCCTCGCTGCCGCTGACGCTGTTCGGCACGGCGCTGGCGCTGTTCCTGGGGTTCCGGACCAATTCGGCCTATCAGCGCTGGTGGGAGGGGCGGCAGCTCTGGGGCCTGATGATCAATGCGTCGCGCAACATCGCCCGCAGTGCGCGCAATTTCCTGCCCGAACCGGAAGGGCACGACCTGAAGCGCTCGATCGTGCTGCGCCAGATCGCCTATGTGAACGCGCTGCGTTGCCAGTTGCGCAAGCAGCCGGTCGACGGCGAAGTGCTGCGCTTCCTGTCGCGCGGCGAGGCGGAGCCTGCGCTCGCCCGCACCAACACCGCCAACGGCCTGCTCGACGGCACCGGCCGCCGGATCGCGGATGCACAGCGGAAAGGATGGATCGACACCATCCAGCAGAGCCAGATGGAGTCGGTGCTGGTCGACATCGCCAACTCGCAGGGCGGCATGGAGCGGTTGAAGAATACCCCGCTGCCCAACCAGTATCGCTTCATCCCGGCCTTCTTCACCCGGCTGTTCTGTGTGCTGCTGCCGATCGGGCTGGTCGAGACGCTGGGCTTCGCGACGCCGGTGGGCTCGTCGATCGCGGGGCTGATGTTCCTGGCCGCGCTGCAGATCGGCGACGACCTGGTCGATCCGTTCAGCGACACGGTCCACGACCTGCCGCTGAGTGCCATGTGCCGGACGATCGAGATCGACCTGCTCCAGGCCATCGGCGACCCCGCGCCCGAACCGATGAAGCCGGTCGACGGGGTATTGTGGTAA
- the thiD gene encoding bifunctional hydroxymethylpyrimidine kinase/phosphomethylpyrimidine kinase, which produces MTVPTPPRILIVAGSDSGGGAGIQADIKTVAMLGGYPMTAITAITAQNTLGVQAVHPVPTDMVMAQIDSVLSDIGADAVKIGMIGSAETAHALADRLEALELPVVFDPVMIATSGSVLADADVIAAFRRFLALAALTTPNLPELAALGGEAVVRHQTRALLVKGGHGEGPVIEDRLVEPGGEQRWQHPRRETSSTHGTGCTLASAIATGLGQGLPLADAVDRAVAFVQAALAAAPGLGQGHGPMGHGLGMVPFYHLLAALSREGWDAAAFAARWG; this is translated from the coding sequence ATGACCGTGCCGACCCCGCCCCGCATTCTCATCGTCGCCGGCTCCGATTCCGGAGGGGGCGCGGGCATACAGGCGGACATCAAGACGGTCGCGATGCTGGGCGGCTATCCGATGACCGCAATCACCGCGATCACCGCGCAGAATACCTTGGGGGTGCAGGCGGTGCACCCCGTCCCCACCGACATGGTGATGGCGCAGATCGACAGCGTGCTGTCCGACATCGGCGCGGATGCGGTGAAGATCGGCATGATCGGATCGGCCGAGACCGCGCACGCGCTCGCCGACCGGCTGGAAGCGCTGGAACTGCCGGTCGTGTTCGATCCCGTCATGATCGCGACCAGCGGATCGGTGCTGGCGGACGCGGACGTGATCGCGGCCTTTCGCCGTTTCCTGGCGCTGGCGGCGCTGACCACGCCCAACCTGCCCGAACTGGCGGCGCTCGGCGGCGAAGCGGTGGTGCGGCACCAGACCCGCGCGCTGCTGGTCAAGGGCGGGCATGGCGAAGGCCCGGTGATCGAGGACCGGCTGGTCGAGCCCGGCGGCGAGCAGCGCTGGCAGCATCCCCGGCGCGAGACGAGTTCGACCCACGGCACCGGCTGCACGCTCGCCAGCGCGATCGCGACGGGGTTGGGCCAGGGTCTGCCGCTCGCCGATGCGGTCGACCGCGCCGTCGCCTTCGTCCAGGCCGCGCTGGCCGCGGCACCGGGACTGGGCCAGGGCCATGGGCCGATGGGGCATGGGCTGGGCATGGTGCCCTTCTACCACCTGCTCGCCGCGCTGAGCCGTGAAGGATGGGACGCGGCGGCGTTCGCGGCGCGTTGGGGGTAA
- a CDS encoding ribonuclease HII, producing MVDTGFPAPLCGVDEAGRGPLAGPVVAAAVILPERDCPGGINDSKKLTEKTRARLCAEIRSCAVVGVGIVHPEEIDRLNIFWATMKAMTLAVDAVVETLGCHPAHVLVDGNKLPKWGYAATALVGGDAKSLAIGAASIVAKHVRDEMMIAAAETWPAYGWHSNKGYGSATHLAALREHGPTPLHRRSFSPVAQCYLDL from the coding sequence ATGGTCGATACCGGTTTTCCCGCACCCTTATGCGGTGTGGACGAGGCGGGGCGCGGGCCGCTGGCGGGGCCGGTGGTCGCGGCTGCCGTGATCCTTCCCGAGCGTGACTGCCCTGGCGGCATCAACGATTCCAAGAAGCTGACCGAGAAGACGCGTGCGCGCCTGTGTGCCGAAATCCGGTCTTGCGCGGTGGTCGGCGTCGGAATCGTCCACCCCGAGGAGATCGACCGGCTCAACATCTTCTGGGCGACGATGAAGGCGATGACGCTGGCGGTCGACGCGGTGGTCGAAACGCTTGGATGCCATCCCGCGCATGTGCTGGTCGACGGCAACAAACTGCCCAAATGGGGTTATGCCGCCACCGCACTCGTCGGGGGCGATGCCAAGTCGCTGGCGATCGGCGCGGCCTCGATCGTCGCCAAGCATGTCCGCGACGAGATGATGATCGCCGCCGCCGAGACATGGCCCGCCTATGGCTGGCACAGCAACAAGGGTTACGGCTCGGCCACGCATCTGGCGGCGCTTCGCGAACACGGGCCTACGCCCCTCCACCGCCGCAGCTTCTCGCCGGTGGCACAATGTTATCTGGACCTTTGA
- a CDS encoding site-specific DNA-methyltransferase, with product MGVIQTVGKPIGTRPVSAHRESDLPLDQILMGDCIAALRSLPDKSVDMVFADPPYNLQLGGELFRPDGSHVDAVTDAWDKFDTFAAYDAFTRLWLAECYRVLKDNGSLWVIGSYHNIFRVGTAVQDLGFWILNDIIWRKSNPMPNFKGTRFTNAHETLIWASKGEKAKYTFNYRSMKTLNDEIQMRSDWEFPICGGQERLKKDGHKVHPTQKPEALLYRILLACTRPGDVIADPFFGTGTTGAVAKRLGRRWIGIEREPTYCAAAIERIEAALPLDESALATMQSPKAQPKVAFGTLVENGYLLPGMPLMDAKRKWRATVRADGSLLSECGQAGSIHRLGSVLQNRPTCNGWTFWHYELEGALKPIDAMRQTWLLATQP from the coding sequence ATGGGGGTGATCCAGACGGTGGGAAAGCCGATCGGGACGCGGCCGGTATCGGCGCACCGCGAAAGCGACCTGCCGCTCGATCAGATCCTGATGGGCGATTGTATCGCGGCGCTTCGCTCGCTGCCCGACAAGTCGGTCGACATGGTGTTCGCCGACCCGCCCTATAATCTCCAGCTCGGCGGCGAGCTGTTCCGCCCCGATGGCAGCCATGTCGATGCCGTCACCGACGCCTGGGACAAGTTCGACACCTTCGCCGCCTACGACGCCTTCACCCGCTTGTGGCTGGCCGAATGCTACCGCGTCCTGAAGGACAATGGCTCGCTCTGGGTCATCGGCAGCTATCACAACATCTTCCGCGTCGGGACCGCAGTGCAGGATCTGGGCTTCTGGATCCTCAACGACATCATCTGGCGCAAGTCGAACCCCATGCCCAATTTCAAGGGCACCCGTTTCACCAACGCGCACGAGACACTGATCTGGGCGTCGAAGGGCGAGAAGGCGAAATACACCTTCAATTATCGTTCGATGAAGACGCTGAACGACGAAATCCAAATGCGCTCGGACTGGGAGTTCCCGATCTGCGGCGGTCAGGAGCGGCTGAAGAAGGATGGGCACAAGGTCCATCCGACCCAGAAGCCCGAGGCTTTGCTCTATCGCATTCTGCTCGCATGCACCCGGCCGGGCGACGTGATCGCAGACCCGTTCTTCGGCACCGGCACGACCGGGGCGGTCGCCAAGCGACTCGGCCGCCGCTGGATCGGGATCGAGCGCGAGCCGACCTATTGCGCCGCGGCGATCGAGCGGATCGAGGCCGCCCTGCCGCTCGACGAAAGCGCGCTGGCGACGATGCAGAGCCCCAAGGCGCAGCCCAAGGTCGCGTTCGGGACCTTGGTCGAAAATGGCTATCTGCTGCCTGGCATGCCGTTGATGGACGCCAAGCGGAAGTGGCGCGCGACGGTGCGCGCGGACGGGTCGCTGCTGTCCGAATGCGGGCAGGCGGGGTCGATCCACCGGCTGGGCTCGGTGTTGCAGAACCGGCCGACCTGCAATGGCTGGACCTTCTGGCATTACGAGCTGGAAGGCGCGCTAAAGCCGATCGACGCGATGCGCCAGACCTGGTTGCTGGCGACGCAGCCATAA
- the folP gene encoding dihydropteroate synthase, whose amino-acid sequence MHLRPVQFVDTPVGLEDGSVARLAGGMQWFAAYEVREDTSCRIVPVARFAEELGGSPRAEALHAAFTSPRAPWAMGPRTLRFDQPQVAAILNVTPDSFSDGGKHIGDPAAAADSGMAMAAMGAAVIDLGGESTRPGAATVWEGDEVARTAPVVERLAKGGALVSIDTRKAAVMEAALAAGAGIVNDVAALLWDDRALEVVAKAGCPVILMHSPDPDKGGHGRVGYADVLTQVFDWLEARIAAVEAGGVPRSRIMVDPGIGFGKSLTDNLALINGLAIFHGLGCPIMLGASRKRMIGALSNEAPVDARLGGSLALAIKGAEAGVQLIRVHDVAETVQALHVWRGLRDRALIG is encoded by the coding sequence ATGCACCTGCGCCCCGTCCAATTCGTCGACACCCCCGTGGGACTGGAAGACGGCAGCGTCGCGCGGCTGGCGGGCGGAATGCAGTGGTTCGCCGCCTATGAGGTCCGCGAAGATACAAGCTGCCGCATCGTCCCCGTCGCGCGGTTCGCGGAGGAACTGGGCGGCTCCCCGCGTGCCGAGGCCCTTCATGCCGCCTTCACGTCGCCCCGTGCGCCTTGGGCCATGGGTCCGCGCACCCTGCGCTTCGACCAGCCGCAGGTCGCCGCCATCCTGAACGTCACCCCCGACAGCTTCTCCGACGGCGGCAAGCATATCGGCGACCCGGCTGCCGCCGCCGACAGCGGCATGGCGATGGCGGCGATGGGCGCGGCGGTCATCGACCTGGGCGGCGAGTCCACCCGCCCCGGTGCCGCGACCGTCTGGGAAGGTGACGAGGTCGCGCGCACCGCCCCCGTCGTCGAGCGACTGGCCAAGGGCGGCGCGCTGGTGTCGATCGACACGCGCAAGGCCGCCGTGATGGAGGCCGCGCTGGCGGCGGGCGCGGGGATCGTCAACGATGTCGCCGCTCTGCTATGGGACGACCGCGCGCTGGAGGTGGTGGCCAAGGCGGGCTGCCCCGTCATCCTGATGCACTCCCCCGACCCCGACAAGGGCGGCCATGGCCGGGTCGGTTATGCCGATGTCCTCACGCAAGTGTTCGACTGGCTGGAGGCACGCATCGCGGCGGTCGAGGCGGGGGGGGTTCCCCGGTCGCGGATCATGGTCGATCCCGGCATCGGCTTCGGCAAGTCGCTGACCGACAATCTGGCGCTCATCAATGGCTTGGCCATCTTCCACGGCCTGGGCTGCCCGATCATGCTGGGGGCCAGCCGCAAGCGGATGATCGGCGCGCTGTCGAACGAGGCCCCGGTCGATGCGCGGCTCGGCGGATCGCTGGCGCTGGCGATCAAGGGCGCGGAAGCGGGAGTCCAGCTGATCCGCGTGCATGACGTGGCGGAAACCGTACAGGCGCTGCACGTCTGGCGCGGCCTGCGCGACCGTGCGCTGATCGGATAA